From the Brassica napus cultivar Da-Ae chromosome A8, Da-Ae, whole genome shotgun sequence genome, one window contains:
- the LOC106359581 gene encoding monothiol glutaredoxin-S4 has translation MEKLQKMISGKSVVIFSNNSCCISHTIKTLFLDFGVNPTIYELDEISRGKEIEKVLAQLGCSPTVPVVFIGGQLVGGANQVMSLHLNRSLVPMLKRVGALI, from the coding sequence ATGGAGAAGCTACAGAAGATGATTTCCGGAAAGTCGGTAGTTATCTTTAGCAATAACTCTTGCTGCATTTCTCACACAATCAAGACTCTCTTCTTAGACTTTGGCGTCAACCCGACGATCTATGAGCTAGACGAGATCAGCAGAGGAAAAGAGATTGAGAAAGTATTGGCTCAGCTCGGCTGCAGCCCAACCGTTCCGGTGGTGTTCATAGGAGGGCAGCTCGTTGGTGGAGCCAATCAAGTTATGAGTCTTCATCTCAATCGCTCTCTCGTTCCGATGCTTAAACGCGTTGGGGCTTTGATTTAA